A window of Mucilaginibacter paludis DSM 18603 contains these coding sequences:
- the traM gene encoding conjugative transposon protein TraM yields MTINLKQPKYVLPMLVLPFLLLFFAVYHSSAGKKKPDVQKTNAINASVGDVAPSIKKKRLDGKLDAFRNTYKDADGLTAVNPIPTEQSGGAAYGSKYSDREKKTLDSISQAMKQKYAALAVQGKRSAKPPGGISTQDQALAKALNTLQRQRESAAYRNKTTPPPKEKDPLEIFKQQMAYMDSVGKLNDPAYKAERQKKEAETKAKAAAKQAIENTLAVSKADYASSDFNTVLPEQHPGLMTAVIDENVTGYAGSRIRLRLLEDIKAGNALVKKDTYIYALISGFSGQRVTLTIKSILYNGQLLPVKLDVYDMDGLLGLYVPSSQFRDFTKDLGTNSIQGVSIDGNSQNGSQFLMSTADKLFQSTSTAIASAIRKNKAKIKYNSYIYLIDTHAQTAQ; encoded by the coding sequence ATGACCATCAATTTAAAACAACCCAAGTATGTTTTGCCCATGCTCGTGCTGCCATTCCTGCTTTTGTTCTTTGCCGTGTACCACAGCAGCGCGGGCAAAAAAAAGCCGGATGTCCAAAAAACAAATGCCATCAATGCATCCGTAGGCGACGTCGCGCCATCGATCAAAAAGAAGCGCCTGGACGGCAAACTGGACGCTTTTCGCAATACCTATAAAGACGCGGACGGATTGACCGCCGTTAACCCGATACCAACCGAACAATCGGGCGGCGCGGCTTATGGCAGTAAGTACAGCGACCGGGAAAAGAAAACGCTGGATTCGATCAGCCAGGCTATGAAGCAGAAATATGCGGCCTTAGCAGTGCAGGGCAAACGAAGCGCAAAACCACCCGGTGGGATTTCTACACAGGATCAGGCCTTAGCCAAGGCACTGAATACCTTGCAGCGGCAACGGGAAAGCGCTGCTTACCGCAACAAGACCACACCGCCTCCAAAGGAAAAAGACCCGCTGGAAATATTTAAGCAGCAAATGGCCTATATGGACAGCGTCGGTAAGTTGAACGACCCGGCTTATAAAGCGGAAAGGCAGAAAAAGGAAGCGGAAACAAAGGCGAAGGCGGCGGCTAAACAGGCCATAGAAAATACACTGGCGGTCAGTAAGGCCGATTACGCCTCGTCCGATTTCAATACCGTGCTGCCGGAACAACACCCCGGATTGATGACGGCAGTGATCGACGAGAACGTGACCGGCTACGCCGGTTCCCGCATCCGGCTGCGTTTGCTCGAAGATATTAAGGCAGGTAACGCCCTGGTCAAAAAGGACACGTATATCTACGCGCTGATCAGCGGATTTTCCGGCCAGCGGGTAACGCTCACCATCAAATCCATCCTGTACAACGGTCAATTATTACCCGTTAAGCTGGATGTGTATGATATGGACGGACTATTGGGCCTTTATGTCCCCTCATCGCAATTCCGGGACTTCACCAAAGACCTCGGCACCAACAGCATACAAGGGGTGAGCATCGACGGCAATTCCCAGAACGGCAGCCAGTTCCTGATGAGTACCGCCGACAAGCTGTTTCAATCTACCTCTACCGCCATAGCATCGGCCATCCGCAAGAACAAGGCGAAGATCAAATACAATTCTTACATCTATTTAATTGACACCCACGCGCAAACCGCGCAATAA
- the traN gene encoding conjugative transposon protein TraN produces the protein MKKLIILTAIIIAALQSHAQKINLADGVRKNDLPVIYLPDSLSVHFISPEPIQYVDISSNSIAGDLPVKNVLRIKYRTDSAKRVFPHDAVVTIVGEKFMAQYHVIYSAEPQGGAVQTDIEINPADTRPLDFPGISLSQPELRKYAFGILNKKPEKHLAHSKAYGIKANLNHAYTLGDYIFLDLSFENSTNLSYSIEGIRFKINDKKVNKATTVQSLEIRPDFTLLTVPAFKRHYRNVFVFKKFTFPGNKVLQAEMSEQQLSGRVITLGITYKDVLEADTITLP, from the coding sequence ATGAAAAAGCTGATCATTTTAACCGCTATCATTATAGCGGCACTGCAATCCCATGCCCAAAAAATAAATTTAGCCGATGGTGTCCGTAAGAACGACCTGCCGGTCATTTACCTGCCGGACAGCCTTTCAGTGCATTTTATCTCACCGGAGCCGATACAGTACGTCGATATTTCCAGCAACAGCATCGCGGGTGACCTGCCAGTTAAAAATGTGCTGCGAATCAAATACCGCACAGATTCGGCGAAGCGCGTTTTTCCGCATGATGCGGTCGTCACCATCGTCGGCGAAAAGTTCATGGCACAATACCATGTCATTTATTCGGCAGAACCGCAGGGCGGCGCTGTTCAGACTGATATAGAGATCAATCCTGCCGATACGCGCCCGCTGGACTTTCCCGGTATAAGCCTCTCCCAACCGGAACTCAGAAAATATGCTTTCGGGATATTGAATAAAAAGCCGGAAAAACACCTGGCGCACAGTAAGGCCTACGGGATCAAAGCCAACCTGAACCATGCCTATACGCTCGGCGACTACATCTTTCTTGACCTGAGTTTTGAGAACAGTACGAACCTTAGCTATAGCATAGAGGGCATCCGCTTTAAGATCAATGATAAAAAGGTCAATAAGGCAACTACAGTGCAATCCCTGGAGATCAGGCCGGATTTTACCCTACTTACCGTTCCCGCCTTTAAAAGACATTACCGCAACGTCTTTGTGTTCAAAAAATTCACTTTCCCCGGCAACAAAGTGCTGCAAGCAGAAATGAGCGAACAGCAGCTTTCCGGCAGGGTGATCACGCTGGGCATCACCTACAAAGATGTGCTGGAAGCCGACACCATTACCTTACCCTAA